The Glycine soja cultivar W05 chromosome 15, ASM419377v2, whole genome shotgun sequence region TGATTTGCTTTAGGGATTTAGGCTAGCTGATTATGATTGACTTATGAAAAGCTTATGTTTTGTCTTTTATGTGACTGATTATGAGTTATTTTGGACCTATCAATtgagttataattataaatctatgaatttgaattttcagttTAAGTTTATCTTGTTATGATTTACAAGATATTTTCcttatctttgtttttatttttaatcatgtgTATCTTTATGTATAACTTTGCGTCTTTTGGTAGGATTTTACAGTCTGTGTtacaatcttttgatttatgATCTTTCACCCCCTCCTGATTCCTAGTCATATCTTGATTTATCCAACAATGAGGTGACCTATTTAAGCCCAATCAATAGAGGTGCAACTTCACTGCTTTCATGTAATGTCAAGATCActatcttgaatcttgagtgtACATTTGGTCTATTCTATGATCTTTCCTTGGCCGAATGATCTTGTCCCCCACCTCTAAACATGAATATACTTCATATGACAGTAATGATGCTTAAAAATGTGATGATGTTCTAACTTTCAAATAACCAAAACTTTTATGGTCAAGGAATGACATTGCATCTGCTTATTACTGGTGAAATTTCCATTTGGTAAAGTACTGCTCTGCTTCAGATTTCATATGTTATAAGTTATATTGTTTCTGCATTCAACATCAGTTGAATTTCATTGCTTTGAAATCTGTAGGACCAATATTGGGCACTGCCAGGCTTAAAAAGTATGTTGTCtgcaaaattaaagtttttgacAGCAAGTGGAAAACTGATCAAGGTATATTTCTACATGTTTAATTATGTCGCGTCTCATTGTGAGAAATGAAACTCCTAGGCAAACTCTACAGTTACTCATTATAAGACTATGACGAAGTGTGTGGGGTGCAAGTTGGGTTTTATGCCAGGACAAGAGGGTTAGGGGAGATGGCTGAAAGGAATAAGTAGAGATGTAGGTGAAACAATTGTAAGTAGTGATTTTTGACAACTAAAATGGTAAGAAACAACTCTCTAATCAACATTTTATTCAGGTTgttcattgttgttgttgttgctggtaTTACTCAGGGTTTTAAATAACAGCCTATAGCAGGCTAAATGGCGGCCATAGCAGCGCTATTTGGTGATTCCAAAAAACCCCTTTGAATGTGACATTAGGGGTTTGGGGTGAGGTATTTTAgggatttcaattttaaaaaatgatatctaTGACTGTAACAGTAGTGAAAATGATAAAGAAGACTTGGATTTAGAAGGTagtgattgataattgatgattcCTATCTATGGAACTTTGCATTTGACTTTTGTtgatatttacttgtttaagaCATCTATGACTTTTTATTGTTAACTATGaatgtcattattttttttatcatttttgagatttttttatgtaattactcttgtaaattatacaaaaaatttcaaaatagcgACTATCCACTATCTTACTATTGCCTTTTTGAGGGTGTCTGTTATGCTTTGGTATCTGGGATTTAAAACATTGTTATTACTCATGCTTTATGTTATTCACTGTTGCTTACGTAGAGATGTTGGTTACGGGTAACTAATTGGTAAGGATTATACAGCTAGGCATTGTTTAACTGCAAACTCATGCATAGACTTGCACAAAGTTTGTGTGTTTTGGTATGAactataaacaattttttatgatataatttcTAGGAATCCATTGTCttgatttaatgtttttatacaTTTGGTTTAATTTGAGCTTGACAAGTATTCTGGATGTTGTTCTCATTTTGTGGCAGTTATATTAAGTTGTTTCTATTAGAGATTTTGCTTTAGGGTTGACTTCAATATTTCAGGTAAATCGCAAGTATAGAATTGCACCTATAGCAGCATATTCTGACAGAAGAAGAAACTCATCCATGCTATATTTGAAAGGGAGGCAGAAAGCCTCTATGAAAATTGACAGGGATGAGACCAACATCCTTACTAGATCTCAGATAGATTTAGAGTTAGAAAAGATAAGGTCTATGACTCCACAAGAGGCAGCTGCATTTGCTGCCCGAGCAGTTGCTGAAGCAGAAGCCGCCATTGCAGAAGCAGAGGAGGCAGCAAAGGAGGCTGAGGCAGCAGAAGCTGATGCGGAGGCTGCACAAGCTTTTGCAGATGCTACAACGAAATCAGCGAAAGGGAGAAAATCCCCAAAGAGGGTAAAAATCTTCTTTTCCCCTCTTTTTCCATTCATGATACTATAATACATCCGtagaagacaatttttttatttttttatgcaactTAGAAGTAAAATGACAAAACCAGAggtttatctttaaatatgctaaggaaatgtgaattttaaatgtgctaagtaaaattttggagaCATTCCATTTGGCTGCTTATTGATTCCCTGTTATCTCTATCAAATAATGTAGTAATCTAACTTTTTGGCATTTTTAAATGTGTAGATCCATACTTAATGGAAGTTTGAAGAATTAGACATGAGGAGAGATGAACCATGGCATTGAGTAGGACAGCCAGCCAGCTAAATATCATTTGCTGGCATTGTCTATATATTTTGCATATAATATTGGAGGCTCTTGTGACTATGCTGGTTTCACCTTTATTAGGAGATTAATTCTATATTTTTGGATCTTGGAATATCCTTCTTGTAGATAGAACCATTGTTTGAATCTTTATTGTAATTTCTTTAGTGCTGTCGTTACCTTAGCACTCTGTCCATGTACTTTGTTTATAGAAAGTAGATGTTTAGATGAATGGGAATTCGTTCAAATTCCTTCTGAAACTTGCAGCTTTATCAGTGCATTTTCACGTGTTAGAGAGCGTTTTTAAGTGTTGGAAGTGTTACGTCGTGCGTTGGAACCCGGTGCTTTTTGATTTCTAGACTTATGTTGTATTTGTGCAGACTTCGTATGCATTTTTagaaaggtaaaataaactaagTTTTTCCtatagttaaaattaacttgtgtatacaattttttagagaaattaaaTGAGAGTATTTTTTACAAAAGTTGAAGTGtacaagtaaattttaatttttgagagaagttttatttatttatttttattttcttttcgttAAATTGTATATGGAGACAAGTTTATCTATAAAGACTTTAAGCGGAAGAAAAACTTAAGGGTGtctttgattgtgtttttgtttttagtttttaagaactattttataaaataatttcaaaaacgTTAGGAGGGACAAAATAGATGGATTGGATCAATAATAATTTGGATATCAATAGATTggattaaaataattcattgatTCATTTTGATccattaaaaattcattttaaattttttatccatttgATAAAAATCTAATCCGATAGatcaattaacatttttttcatggATAGATACATTCAAAAAAAgaacattataaaatttaaatgttttttgtaatacttttaaaataataaaaattgtaattgCCGTTAGACATGACTATCTTTGGTGAACCTCGGTCAAGATTAATTTTTGATTGACATCCATCTaggttattttttatctaatgtTAGTCAAAATATAGTTTCGATCAACATCCAtcgatagaaaaaaaatactcattgaCTTCAATTGAACAAGCAATAAGAAAACaacaattagaaaaaaaaataaaccaacgGTGAAAAGAAAGAGCACGTGGCTcacttattcaattttttatcccATATATAAATGTATAAGTTTATCTATGCTTTCATTTCATTGCTCTTAATATATATCTAATATATCTTCCTGT contains the following coding sequences:
- the LOC114388352 gene encoding telomere repeat-binding factor 1-like isoform X3 — encoded protein: MANGWSSREKSRLSVRRVHQVPRQDENSMAITPVVPSDEEIVDVKPLQVSRDIVHIPGPKRSNLSLDKLIMEAITSLKENGGSNKTAIAAFIEDQYWALPGLKSMLSAKLKFLTASGKLIKVNRKYRIAPIAAYSDRRRNSSMLYLKGRQKASMKIDRDETNILTRSQIDLELEKIRSMTPQEAAAFAARAVAEAEAAIAEAEEAAKEAEAAEADAEAAQAFADATTKSAKGRKSPKRIHT